In a genomic window of Amphiprion ocellaris isolate individual 3 ecotype Okinawa chromosome 13, ASM2253959v1, whole genome shotgun sequence:
- the frmpd1b gene encoding FERM and PDZ domain-containing protein 1 isoform X2 has protein sequence MEEKERCRSRSPARRASRVQQVVGTIIRRTRESLSRERLLGDGRSQRSNSLSNQNFQAKLTLQITRDPVLDSSTGHGFTLTTNAPLLVRDVAAGSPADGILYPGDQVLQINDAVLEDLSAEQVENVLRDLEDCINVTILRHMTNPKSSIMSAEKRARLRSNPVKVRFAEEVVVNGHTQGNSLLFLPNVLKVYLENGQTKAFKFDNTTTVKDIVLTLKDKLSIRAIEYFALVLEQQYSITKLLLLHEDEFIQKVVQKKDSHDYRCLFRVCFIPRDPVDLLQDDPSAFEYLFLQSVGDVLQERFAVEMKCNTALRLAALHMHERLDSCGQTRTSIKSITKEFGLDSFISPTLLSNMREKDLRKAISYHLKKIQSLLEPRQKVISASQARLAYLTQLGELISYGGRSYTATMMLQDREVLVSLLVGAKYGMSQVINHKLNVISTLVEFSSISRVELLSESDKVSLLRISLHDMKPFALLMDSLAAKDLGCLLGGYCKLLVDPNVNVFRLGRPKVRVHRIPAEEGYVSRCCSDSDNSTDEDDPMDSQNYKRPDPASQDWEERRREEEEKRREEERKEREEHKGKQEVKIIVTTEGKENESEEEGGATGCGLRKFSVMDEEMNLETTWYHTDPRVTSSFSSLSSGSLSAALEESSAAAKASSRLDALRGPRTAEDLPSLDVHHPYLLEPKRHQGPLRPTNLNYRGNDNSCLCFADLSKADFLPSPPEATSDDDDEDDDDEEEELGLAGLRRISKIPSSRDLRMIDSMPFQRSPIKKKKKIPPKVPVRTSSIPGNKAGQSEHRLSKDEESLFLTPSPNPKPALLVKDNVSESEDEFFDAQERFTPPVPDLSDAELADRQNANRLSGTWNGLPAVPRKEPSSPLANKAQSSKIKKGTETPKGHLNPQVRQQHSSPKPSQKPEVKVKPPLAPKPQLPPKPQIIPPKSPQHGRSYAQCNGDASGRLSSELLEMEPDTMEFKSVTSGGLPPSSLITAVRCSKQPLPITTTQAEEKTERQENSPKLKKGLPRENGAHVVSKDKTYIPNEKETPKVEGKSNVNDLLTKKPSLPHIPRSNSGTKLAIPPPVPPKPTSPTNLHPLSLPASSPVSPTDPSKGIFKDTVSPPNGIHPWSSRNGSIQSGPRRVSLSHESLSPKNTDAPLTLTTSLTSTTSKGVGGLEGREPGRSGSGSDLRTSSSSLGGRLPASALRGKIQALPWYMTRSQEILGTLDYPSTSSINGDTSGFGSGLSVASGLSDLNKTPVKDKETVISNSGSKGNILEDGAEVVIATIKEAQEVTAHMKKADGTNGSHPNLSFRENSALIGSVSSEQPQSRPHSAVGLGGVTDMQIGGDSPTSSLADSTPPQQPREACGCRTVYANCFSGDTEDGVSFDEELTVYEFSRRIRPKTAPVPSPTTPSPKPNILSLLRDNPRPLSTFSTASSELSPLVSRPVSPTTSLGGPLRSLTNKNYGGLKGGFASLRQDIDQLLLVLERGPLDQPQQTPSQDLKQDGTGLKGEPDLNHNGTDDSTTPAPGLNCTGISPATMTEAERSLLQAEARRLASGCQRATRVGWAPDEALRSLSNSFSALVQLAAACLRTNPCPGCDTCHKVSLLNRDEDDDSQEAMDKLREIVGLYREFVVAVETAGTGGGFGSKNAGLSGSGQGQGEGDGVRLLAKRCTVLISSVFALTQLFRTHTLDPSDTPGRVPLNF, from the exons GGACTTGGAGGATTGTATCAATGTGACTATCCTTCGACACATGACA AATCCCAAGTCATCCATTATGTCAGCAGAGAAGAGAGCTCGTCTGAGGAGTAATCCAGTTAAAGTGCGCTTTGCAGAGGAGGTGGTGGTCAATGGGCACACTCAG GGAAACTCTCTTCTCTTCCTGCCCAATGTCCTCAAAGTCTATTTAGAGAACGGACAAACCAAGGCTTTCAAGTTTGACAACACTACTACTGTCAAG GACATTGTTCTGACTCTGAAGGATAAACTGTCCATCCGGGCTATTGAGTACTTCGCCCTGGTGCTAGAGCAACAGTACAGCATCACTAAGCTACTGCTACTGCATGAAGATGAGTTCATACAGAAG GTGGTGCAGAAAAAAGACTCCCATGATTACAGGTGTCTGTTCAGGGTTTGTTTCATCCCCAGAGACCCTGTGGACCTGCTGCAGGATGACCCCTCTGCCTTTGAGTACCTCTTTTTACAG agtGTTGGAGACGTGCTGCAAGAGCGTTTTGCAGTAGAGATGAAGTGTAACACAGCACTCCGCCTGGCTGCCCTGCACATGCACGAGAGACTAGATAGCTGTGGACAGACCAGAACCTCTATCAAGAGTATTAC AAAGGAGTTTGGTCTGGACAGCTTCATCTCTCCCACACTGCTGAGCAACATGAGAGAGAAAGACCTGAGGAAAGCCATCAGCTACCACCTCAAAAAGATTCAGTCCCTGCTCGAGCCACGCCAGAAG GTAATATCTGCCTCTCAGGCTCGGTTGGCCTACCTCACTCAGCTGGGAGAGCTCATCTCTTATGGAGGTCGCTCCTACACAGCTACAATGATG CTTCAGGACAGGGAAGTTCTGGTCAGCTTGCTTGTGGGAGCCAAGTATGGAATGAGCCAGGTCATAAACCACAAGCTCAATGTGATCTCTACACTGGTCGAGTTCAGCAGCATCAGCCGAGTGGAGCTGCTATCGGAATCAGACAAAGTCAGCCTACTGCGCATCTCACTGCATGACATGAAG CCATTTGCCTTACTGATGGACTCTCTGGCAGCCAAAGACTTAGGGTGTCTGCTGGGAGGCTACTGCAAACTCCTGGTGGATCCCAATGTTAATGTCTTCCGTCTGGGGCGCCCAAAAGTGAGGGTGCACCGGATCCCTGCTGAAGAAG GTTATGTGTCTCGCTGCTGCAGTGACTCAGACAACTCAACAGATGAAGATGACCCGATGGATTCTCAGAATTACAAACGTCCAGATCCAGCAAGTCAAGACTgggaggaaaggaggagagaggaggaagaaaaaaggagagaagaagagagaaaagagagggaggagCACAAaggcaaacaggaagtgaagataatagTGACAACAGAAGGTAAGGAAAATGAGAGTGAAGAGGAAGGAGGGGCAACAGGATGTGGCCTCCGTAAATTCAGTGTCATGGATGAAGAAATGAACTTGGAGACCACCTGGTACCACACTGACCCGCGGGTCACCAGTAGCTTCTCCAGCTTGTCCAGTGGTTCCCTGAGCGCTGCTCTGGAGGAGAGCAGTGCTGCCGCCAAAGCCTCATCTCGCCTGGATGCTCTTCGTGGACCACGCACAGCTGAGGATCTTCCAAGCTTGGATGTTCACCACCCCTACCTCCTGGAGCCAAAACGGCACCAAGGGCCCCTGCGACCCACCAATCTCAATTACCGTGGCAATGACAattcttgtctttgttttgctgATCTCTCCAAGGCTGATTTCCTACCTAGCCCTCCTGAGGCTActagtgatgatgatgatgaagatgacgatgatgaggaggaagaacTTGGACTAGCTGGACTTAGACGCATTTCTAAGATCCCTAGTTCAAGAGACTTGAGAATGATAGATAGCATGCCCTTTCAAAGATCACctatcaaaaaaaagaaaaagatccCTCCCAAAGTCCCAGTAAGGACAAGTTCAATTCCTGGAAACAAGGCAGGACAGTCTGAGCACCGTCTGTCTAAGGATGAAGAGAGTCTATTTTTGACACCTTCACCAAACCCCAAACCAGCTCTTTTGGTCAAAGACAATGTCTCCGAGTCTGAGGATGAGTTTTTTGATGCACAGGAGAGATTTACTCCACCAGTCCCTGATCTATCAG ACGCTGAGCTGGCTGATCGGCAAAATGCTAATCGTTTAAGTGGAACCTGGAATGGTCTTCCAGCTGTGCCAAGGAAAGAACCGTCATCACCCCTTGCCAATAAAGCCCAGTCCAGTAAAATTAAGAAGGGAACAGAAACACCGAAAGGCCACTTAAATCCACAAGTCAGGCAGCAACACAGTTCTCCAAAGCCATCCCAGAAACCTGAAGTTAAAGTCAAACCACCATTGGCACCAAAGCCTCAGCTGCCTCCTAAACCTCAGATCATTCCTCCCAAGTCCCCCCAACATGGCAGATCATATGCCCAATGCAATGGGGATGCCTCTGGACGTTTGTCTTCTGAACTCCTGGAAATGGAGCCAGATACCATGGAGTTCAAGTCTGTCACATCGGGCGGATTGCCTCCCTCGTCCCTGATCACAGCAGTGCGGTGCAGCAAGCAGCCACTTCCTATCACAACTACACAAGctgaggaaaagacagaaaggcaggaaaacagcccaaaactgaaaaagggTCTGCCACGTGAAAATGGAGCACATGTTGTTTCCAAAGACAAAACATACATTCCTAATGAAAAGGAAACTCCTAAAGTTGAGGGCAAAAGCAATGTGAATGACTTACTAACAAAAAAGCCAAGCCTACCCCATATCCCTCGCTCAAATTCAGGTACCAAGCTAGCTATTCCCCCTCCGGTGCCCCCCAAGCCCACTTCTCCCACCAATCTTCACCCCTTATCACTACCTGCTAGCTCTCCTGTCTCCCCTACTGATCCAAGCAAAGGGATTTTTAAGGATACTGTCAGTCCACCAAATGGAATCCACCCTTGGAGCAGCCGCAATGGCAGCATCCAGTCAGGGCCTAGGAGGGTTTCTCTGAGCCATGAGAGCCTATCACCCAAAAATACAGATGCACCGCTCACTCTTACAACCTCCCTCACCTCAACCACCTCTAAAGGTGTCGGGGGCCTAGAAGGCAGGGAACCTGGAAGATCTGGTTCGGGATCTGACCTGAGAACCAGCTCATCCAGCCTGGGAGGCAGACTACCAGCATCTGCTCTAAGAGGGAAGATTCAGGCTCTGCCTTGGTACATGACCAGGTCCCAGGAGATTCTAGGAACTCTAGACTATCCCTCCACTAGCTCCATCAATGGGGACACATCTGGATTTGGATCTGGTTTGTCTGTAGCCAGCGGTTTATCGGACTTAAACAAAACACCTGTCAAGGACAAAGAGACAGTGATCTCAAATTCAGGAAGCAAAGGTAACATTTTAGAGGATGGAGCTGAGGTGGTCATAGCAACTATCAAAGAGGCCCAGGAAGTGACCGCACACATGAAGAAGGCCGATGGTACAAATGGCTCACACCCTAATCTCAGTTTTAGAGAAAACAGTGCACTCATCGGCAGTGTGTCATCAGAACAGCCTCAGTCACGGCCTCATTCAGCAGTGGGGTTGGGAGGTGTGACTGACATGCAAATTGGAGGTGACTCACCAACCTCTTCACTTGCTGACAGTACTCCTCCGCAGCAGCCCCGGGAGGCTTGTGGCTGCCGCACTGTTTACGCGAATTGTTTCAGTGGTGACACAGAGGATGGTGTTAGCTTTGACGAGGAGCTCACTGTTTATGAGTTTTCCCGCCGAATACGTCCCAAAACTGCACCCGTCCCTTCACCGACAACACCATCACCAAAACCCAACATTCTGTCCCTGCTGCGGGACAACCCTCGCCCGCTGTCTACTTTCTCAACTGCCTCCTCTGAACTCAGTCCTCTAGTTTCACGTCCAGTTTCACCCACAACTTCACTTGGTGGTCCTCTTCGTTCTCTTACTAACAAGAATTATGGTGGGCTGAAGGGAGGCTTTGCTTCTCTACGACAAGATATAGATCAACTTCTTCTAGTCTTAGAGAGGGGACCACTTGACCAACCACAACAAACACCATCGCAAGATTTGAAGCAGGATGGCACAGGCTTAAAAGGAGAGCCTGACCTAAATCACAATGGAACTGATGACAGTACTACCCCAGCACCAGGCCTAAACTGTACTGGGATAAGCCCTGCCACCATGACAGAGGCTGAAAGGAGTCTTCTCCAAGCAGAGGCTCGACGATTGGCATCTGGATGTCAGCGGGCCACACGTGTAGGCTGGGCGCCGGATGAAGCCCTACGTTCTTTATCAAACAGCTTCAGCGCCTTGGTTCAGTTGGCAGCAGCCTGCTTGCGAACAAACCCCTGCCCTGGTTGTGACACCTGCCATAAAGTGAGTCTGCTCAACAGGGACGAGGATGATGACAGCCAGGAAGCCATGGACAAGCTAAGAGAGATAGTGGGTCTGTACCGAGAGTTTGTGGTGGCTGTTGAGACTGCTGGAACTGGTGGTGGATTCGGGAGTAAAAATGCAGGCCTCAGTGGGTCTGGACAGGGTCAGGGGGAGGGTGACGGGGTGAGGCTACTAGCCAAACGCTGCACTGTGCTCATCTCCTCTGTATTCGCACTCACACAGCTCTTCCGGACACATACACTAGATCCCTCGGACACGCCTGGCCGTGTACCTCTCAACTTTTGA
- the frmpd1b gene encoding FERM and PDZ domain-containing protein 1 isoform X1, which produces MEEKERCRSRSPARRASRVQQVVGTIIRRTRESLSRERLLGDGRSQRSNSLSNQNFQAKLTLQITRDPVLDSSTGHGFTLTTNAPLLVRDVAAGSPADGILYPGDQVLQINDAVLEDLSAEQVENVLRDLEDCINVTILRHMTNPKSSIMSAEKRARLRSNPVKVRFAEEVVVNGHTQGNSLLFLPNVLKVYLENGQTKAFKFDNTTTVKDIVLTLKDKLSIRAIEYFALVLEQQYSITKLLLLHEDEFIQKVVQKKDSHDYRCLFRVCFIPRDPVDLLQDDPSAFEYLFLQSVGDVLQERFAVEMKCNTALRLAALHMHERLDSCGQTRTSIKSITKEFGLDSFISPTLLSNMREKDLRKAISYHLKKIQSLLEPRQKVISASQARLAYLTQLGELISYGGRSYTATMMLQDREVLVSLLVGAKYGMSQVINHKLNVISTLVEFSSISRVELLSESDKVSLLRISLHDMKPFALLMDSLAAKDLGCLLGGYCKLLVDPNVNVFRLGRPKVRVHRIPAEEGVCGRFAVIEGVCYESLSSYVSRCCSDSDNSTDEDDPMDSQNYKRPDPASQDWEERRREEEEKRREEERKEREEHKGKQEVKIIVTTEGKENESEEEGGATGCGLRKFSVMDEEMNLETTWYHTDPRVTSSFSSLSSGSLSAALEESSAAAKASSRLDALRGPRTAEDLPSLDVHHPYLLEPKRHQGPLRPTNLNYRGNDNSCLCFADLSKADFLPSPPEATSDDDDEDDDDEEEELGLAGLRRISKIPSSRDLRMIDSMPFQRSPIKKKKKIPPKVPVRTSSIPGNKAGQSEHRLSKDEESLFLTPSPNPKPALLVKDNVSESEDEFFDAQERFTPPVPDLSDAELADRQNANRLSGTWNGLPAVPRKEPSSPLANKAQSSKIKKGTETPKGHLNPQVRQQHSSPKPSQKPEVKVKPPLAPKPQLPPKPQIIPPKSPQHGRSYAQCNGDASGRLSSELLEMEPDTMEFKSVTSGGLPPSSLITAVRCSKQPLPITTTQAEEKTERQENSPKLKKGLPRENGAHVVSKDKTYIPNEKETPKVEGKSNVNDLLTKKPSLPHIPRSNSGTKLAIPPPVPPKPTSPTNLHPLSLPASSPVSPTDPSKGIFKDTVSPPNGIHPWSSRNGSIQSGPRRVSLSHESLSPKNTDAPLTLTTSLTSTTSKGVGGLEGREPGRSGSGSDLRTSSSSLGGRLPASALRGKIQALPWYMTRSQEILGTLDYPSTSSINGDTSGFGSGLSVASGLSDLNKTPVKDKETVISNSGSKGNILEDGAEVVIATIKEAQEVTAHMKKADGTNGSHPNLSFRENSALIGSVSSEQPQSRPHSAVGLGGVTDMQIGGDSPTSSLADSTPPQQPREACGCRTVYANCFSGDTEDGVSFDEELTVYEFSRRIRPKTAPVPSPTTPSPKPNILSLLRDNPRPLSTFSTASSELSPLVSRPVSPTTSLGGPLRSLTNKNYGGLKGGFASLRQDIDQLLLVLERGPLDQPQQTPSQDLKQDGTGLKGEPDLNHNGTDDSTTPAPGLNCTGISPATMTEAERSLLQAEARRLASGCQRATRVGWAPDEALRSLSNSFSALVQLAAACLRTNPCPGCDTCHKVSLLNRDEDDDSQEAMDKLREIVGLYREFVVAVETAGTGGGFGSKNAGLSGSGQGQGEGDGVRLLAKRCTVLISSVFALTQLFRTHTLDPSDTPGRVPLNF; this is translated from the exons GGACTTGGAGGATTGTATCAATGTGACTATCCTTCGACACATGACA AATCCCAAGTCATCCATTATGTCAGCAGAGAAGAGAGCTCGTCTGAGGAGTAATCCAGTTAAAGTGCGCTTTGCAGAGGAGGTGGTGGTCAATGGGCACACTCAG GGAAACTCTCTTCTCTTCCTGCCCAATGTCCTCAAAGTCTATTTAGAGAACGGACAAACCAAGGCTTTCAAGTTTGACAACACTACTACTGTCAAG GACATTGTTCTGACTCTGAAGGATAAACTGTCCATCCGGGCTATTGAGTACTTCGCCCTGGTGCTAGAGCAACAGTACAGCATCACTAAGCTACTGCTACTGCATGAAGATGAGTTCATACAGAAG GTGGTGCAGAAAAAAGACTCCCATGATTACAGGTGTCTGTTCAGGGTTTGTTTCATCCCCAGAGACCCTGTGGACCTGCTGCAGGATGACCCCTCTGCCTTTGAGTACCTCTTTTTACAG agtGTTGGAGACGTGCTGCAAGAGCGTTTTGCAGTAGAGATGAAGTGTAACACAGCACTCCGCCTGGCTGCCCTGCACATGCACGAGAGACTAGATAGCTGTGGACAGACCAGAACCTCTATCAAGAGTATTAC AAAGGAGTTTGGTCTGGACAGCTTCATCTCTCCCACACTGCTGAGCAACATGAGAGAGAAAGACCTGAGGAAAGCCATCAGCTACCACCTCAAAAAGATTCAGTCCCTGCTCGAGCCACGCCAGAAG GTAATATCTGCCTCTCAGGCTCGGTTGGCCTACCTCACTCAGCTGGGAGAGCTCATCTCTTATGGAGGTCGCTCCTACACAGCTACAATGATG CTTCAGGACAGGGAAGTTCTGGTCAGCTTGCTTGTGGGAGCCAAGTATGGAATGAGCCAGGTCATAAACCACAAGCTCAATGTGATCTCTACACTGGTCGAGTTCAGCAGCATCAGCCGAGTGGAGCTGCTATCGGAATCAGACAAAGTCAGCCTACTGCGCATCTCACTGCATGACATGAAG CCATTTGCCTTACTGATGGACTCTCTGGCAGCCAAAGACTTAGGGTGTCTGCTGGGAGGCTACTGCAAACTCCTGGTGGATCCCAATGTTAATGTCTTCCGTCTGGGGCGCCCAAAAGTGAGGGTGCACCGGATCCCTGCTGAAGAAGGTGTGTGTGGGAGGTTCGCCGTAATAGAAGGCGTGTGCTATGAATCCCTATCAA GTTATGTGTCTCGCTGCTGCAGTGACTCAGACAACTCAACAGATGAAGATGACCCGATGGATTCTCAGAATTACAAACGTCCAGATCCAGCAAGTCAAGACTgggaggaaaggaggagagaggaggaagaaaaaaggagagaagaagagagaaaagagagggaggagCACAAaggcaaacaggaagtgaagataatagTGACAACAGAAGGTAAGGAAAATGAGAGTGAAGAGGAAGGAGGGGCAACAGGATGTGGCCTCCGTAAATTCAGTGTCATGGATGAAGAAATGAACTTGGAGACCACCTGGTACCACACTGACCCGCGGGTCACCAGTAGCTTCTCCAGCTTGTCCAGTGGTTCCCTGAGCGCTGCTCTGGAGGAGAGCAGTGCTGCCGCCAAAGCCTCATCTCGCCTGGATGCTCTTCGTGGACCACGCACAGCTGAGGATCTTCCAAGCTTGGATGTTCACCACCCCTACCTCCTGGAGCCAAAACGGCACCAAGGGCCCCTGCGACCCACCAATCTCAATTACCGTGGCAATGACAattcttgtctttgttttgctgATCTCTCCAAGGCTGATTTCCTACCTAGCCCTCCTGAGGCTActagtgatgatgatgatgaagatgacgatgatgaggaggaagaacTTGGACTAGCTGGACTTAGACGCATTTCTAAGATCCCTAGTTCAAGAGACTTGAGAATGATAGATAGCATGCCCTTTCAAAGATCACctatcaaaaaaaagaaaaagatccCTCCCAAAGTCCCAGTAAGGACAAGTTCAATTCCTGGAAACAAGGCAGGACAGTCTGAGCACCGTCTGTCTAAGGATGAAGAGAGTCTATTTTTGACACCTTCACCAAACCCCAAACCAGCTCTTTTGGTCAAAGACAATGTCTCCGAGTCTGAGGATGAGTTTTTTGATGCACAGGAGAGATTTACTCCACCAGTCCCTGATCTATCAG ACGCTGAGCTGGCTGATCGGCAAAATGCTAATCGTTTAAGTGGAACCTGGAATGGTCTTCCAGCTGTGCCAAGGAAAGAACCGTCATCACCCCTTGCCAATAAAGCCCAGTCCAGTAAAATTAAGAAGGGAACAGAAACACCGAAAGGCCACTTAAATCCACAAGTCAGGCAGCAACACAGTTCTCCAAAGCCATCCCAGAAACCTGAAGTTAAAGTCAAACCACCATTGGCACCAAAGCCTCAGCTGCCTCCTAAACCTCAGATCATTCCTCCCAAGTCCCCCCAACATGGCAGATCATATGCCCAATGCAATGGGGATGCCTCTGGACGTTTGTCTTCTGAACTCCTGGAAATGGAGCCAGATACCATGGAGTTCAAGTCTGTCACATCGGGCGGATTGCCTCCCTCGTCCCTGATCACAGCAGTGCGGTGCAGCAAGCAGCCACTTCCTATCACAACTACACAAGctgaggaaaagacagaaaggcaggaaaacagcccaaaactgaaaaagggTCTGCCACGTGAAAATGGAGCACATGTTGTTTCCAAAGACAAAACATACATTCCTAATGAAAAGGAAACTCCTAAAGTTGAGGGCAAAAGCAATGTGAATGACTTACTAACAAAAAAGCCAAGCCTACCCCATATCCCTCGCTCAAATTCAGGTACCAAGCTAGCTATTCCCCCTCCGGTGCCCCCCAAGCCCACTTCTCCCACCAATCTTCACCCCTTATCACTACCTGCTAGCTCTCCTGTCTCCCCTACTGATCCAAGCAAAGGGATTTTTAAGGATACTGTCAGTCCACCAAATGGAATCCACCCTTGGAGCAGCCGCAATGGCAGCATCCAGTCAGGGCCTAGGAGGGTTTCTCTGAGCCATGAGAGCCTATCACCCAAAAATACAGATGCACCGCTCACTCTTACAACCTCCCTCACCTCAACCACCTCTAAAGGTGTCGGGGGCCTAGAAGGCAGGGAACCTGGAAGATCTGGTTCGGGATCTGACCTGAGAACCAGCTCATCCAGCCTGGGAGGCAGACTACCAGCATCTGCTCTAAGAGGGAAGATTCAGGCTCTGCCTTGGTACATGACCAGGTCCCAGGAGATTCTAGGAACTCTAGACTATCCCTCCACTAGCTCCATCAATGGGGACACATCTGGATTTGGATCTGGTTTGTCTGTAGCCAGCGGTTTATCGGACTTAAACAAAACACCTGTCAAGGACAAAGAGACAGTGATCTCAAATTCAGGAAGCAAAGGTAACATTTTAGAGGATGGAGCTGAGGTGGTCATAGCAACTATCAAAGAGGCCCAGGAAGTGACCGCACACATGAAGAAGGCCGATGGTACAAATGGCTCACACCCTAATCTCAGTTTTAGAGAAAACAGTGCACTCATCGGCAGTGTGTCATCAGAACAGCCTCAGTCACGGCCTCATTCAGCAGTGGGGTTGGGAGGTGTGACTGACATGCAAATTGGAGGTGACTCACCAACCTCTTCACTTGCTGACAGTACTCCTCCGCAGCAGCCCCGGGAGGCTTGTGGCTGCCGCACTGTTTACGCGAATTGTTTCAGTGGTGACACAGAGGATGGTGTTAGCTTTGACGAGGAGCTCACTGTTTATGAGTTTTCCCGCCGAATACGTCCCAAAACTGCACCCGTCCCTTCACCGACAACACCATCACCAAAACCCAACATTCTGTCCCTGCTGCGGGACAACCCTCGCCCGCTGTCTACTTTCTCAACTGCCTCCTCTGAACTCAGTCCTCTAGTTTCACGTCCAGTTTCACCCACAACTTCACTTGGTGGTCCTCTTCGTTCTCTTACTAACAAGAATTATGGTGGGCTGAAGGGAGGCTTTGCTTCTCTACGACAAGATATAGATCAACTTCTTCTAGTCTTAGAGAGGGGACCACTTGACCAACCACAACAAACACCATCGCAAGATTTGAAGCAGGATGGCACAGGCTTAAAAGGAGAGCCTGACCTAAATCACAATGGAACTGATGACAGTACTACCCCAGCACCAGGCCTAAACTGTACTGGGATAAGCCCTGCCACCATGACAGAGGCTGAAAGGAGTCTTCTCCAAGCAGAGGCTCGACGATTGGCATCTGGATGTCAGCGGGCCACACGTGTAGGCTGGGCGCCGGATGAAGCCCTACGTTCTTTATCAAACAGCTTCAGCGCCTTGGTTCAGTTGGCAGCAGCCTGCTTGCGAACAAACCCCTGCCCTGGTTGTGACACCTGCCATAAAGTGAGTCTGCTCAACAGGGACGAGGATGATGACAGCCAGGAAGCCATGGACAAGCTAAGAGAGATAGTGGGTCTGTACCGAGAGTTTGTGGTGGCTGTTGAGACTGCTGGAACTGGTGGTGGATTCGGGAGTAAAAATGCAGGCCTCAGTGGGTCTGGACAGGGTCAGGGGGAGGGTGACGGGGTGAGGCTACTAGCCAAACGCTGCACTGTGCTCATCTCCTCTGTATTCGCACTCACACAGCTCTTCCGGACACATACACTAGATCCCTCGGACACGCCTGGCCGTGTACCTCTCAACTTTTGA